The Hymenobacter swuensis DY53 genome includes the window AGGCTGTAGCGTCAGCGGATTGCGGTACGGCTGCAAATCGGCCAGATCCACACTGCGGGGCAAGTGCTGAAACTGGCTCATCACGTTGTCGGGGTTCACACCCAGAGTCGGCCGGTTAAAGGTGCGTGCGTACACGTAACTTGCCTTCACCTCCACCGATAGGCGGCTGGATATGTTAGTGGATCCCTTTACCGTGAGGTAGTTGCGGGCCAAGCGGCTGTTAGGGTAAGTGCCCCGGTTGCGCAGGTCCGTGGCCGAAATGCGCAGGGTACTACGCGCCGTACCGGCCGACAGCGCAACGGTGTTGGCCGTGGTGTAGCCCAGTTGGAAAAAGTCGCGCACGTTGTTGGGCTGAGCGGTGAAGGGCTTTATTGCGCCGTTCCAGTGCTTTACCAGCTGCCCTTCCATGCGCGGCCCCCAGCTTCCAATATTTTCCCCGGCCGCTTCCACCTGCGGGTATCCTTCCGGGGTAAGCACCGGCTGGCCACGGGAGTCACTTAGGAACCGCCCCTGCGTGCCTTGGCCGTATTCGTTCTGGTAATCGGTCAGTACCTGCGCCCGGTCGAAGGTTGTATTGGAGCTGACAGTCAGGCCCAGGCCACGCCGGCCTTTTTTGGTGGTGATAAGCAGGACGCCGTTGGCGGCGCGGTTGCCGTATAAGGCCGCCGCGTTGCCGCCCTTCAGTACCGAAATATTATCAATGTCCTCCGGGTTGACTACTGACAGGCCGTCGCCTGAATCGTAGCCACCCAAGCGCGTGGCCTGCAGGGCGTTGCGGTTATCGATGGGTACCCCGTCCACCACAATCAGCGGCCGGCTGTCGCGGGTGAGGGAGGTATAGCCCCGGATGATGATGTTGGTGGAACCCATCGGGCCCGAGCCGCTACGGGTAATGTGTACGCCTGCCAGCTTGCCGCTGGCCGCGTTGATGAAATTTGGCTCCCGGGCTACGGTCAGCTGCGCACCGGGCAACGCCTGTACGCTATACCCCAGCGCTTTACGCTCCCGGGCCAGTCCGAAAGCCGTTACAACGACTTCCGTCAGGGGGCGCAGTTCGGTTTGCAGCCGTACCTCCAGCGGGGTGCGGTGGTCTGGCCGTACTTTCTGCGCCGTAAAACCCATAGAGCTAACCACCACCACTGAATCGGTAGGGGCCAGGACCAGCGTAAATTCCCCGGCCGCCGAGGCTGCTGTGCCGCGCGGCGTGCCTTGCACCACCACGCTGGCTCCCGGAAGCGGCGTGCCGGTTTCGGCATCCAGCACGCGTCCGCGCAGGGTATAAGTGCCACGGCTTTCGGCCGGGAGGATAGGAATGGGAGAGGCACTCGGCGGCCCTTGGCGGGTAACGATAATCTGGCGGCCAATCAGCTGGTACGTGAGCCCCAGTGGCTGCAATACTTTGATCAGGGCCTGTTCCAGCGGAACCTTGAAGAAGTCCGCGCTGATGCGCTGGTTGCCGTTTACCTGGCTATTGCTGTACACAAACGTGTACTGGCTCTGTCGCTCCACTTCCCGCAGCACAACGGAAACTTCCTGATTGGAAAGGTGGAGGGTAATAGTGGGCTGCGGCGTCTGGGCGACCAGTAAGGTTGGTATCAGCAGCAACCCGGTTACCAGGCTCAGTTGATAATGGCCCACCATCCTTACCTGCAGGGCCTGGCACTTCATACGGTGGTACTAGGACGAATGAATCGGCGAGCGTAAAAATTCAGCCCTCCAATATACGCCAAAACGGGCTTACCGCCGCGTTTGTACCGGCCGGCTGCAGCCCGGTCCGGTAAGTACCAGCCGTTCCTCGCTCAACTCAAACCCGAACGCTCCCGTCATCGACAACACCTGCACCACTTCACGCAGGCTCTGGTTCTGGAAGCGGCCCGTAAGACGACACTTTCCCATCTGCTCGTTGGCCAACTGCACCGGCAGGTTATACTGCCGCGTCAGGGTGCGGGCCACTTCATCCAGCGGCGTTTCCTGAAATACAAGCTTGCCCTGGTTCCAGGCAGTGTAGTCACGACTGTCGACTACTTCCCGGTGCATGGATGTTGTTGGTTTGGCATACACCCCCAACTGGTTGGCCGTTACATATAACGTATCGGAAGCCTCGGGCGTGTCGGCTGGGCGGATAAATGCTACTTTGCCCTCCACCACGGCCGTCTGTACCGTTGATTCTTCGGGGTAGGCTTTCACGTTGAAAGCCGTGCCCAGCACCCGCACCTGTTCCTGTTCTATGTGCAGTACGAAAGGCTGCCTCAGGTTTGAGCTTACCTCGAAGTACGCTTCCCCCTGCAAATACACGTGGCGCTCACCGGTGCTGAATTTTTTCGGAAACCATAGGCGGCTCTCGGCATTCAACCACACCACTGTACCGTCGGCCAGCAGCACCTTGGCCGTAGCGCCGCGGGGCGTTGATTGTTCCTCGTACGCGAAAGGAACGCCAGCAGGAGTAGTCAGGCGGTGGTACAGGCCGTAGCTCAGCGTGCTGGCGGCCAGCACTGTGCCCACGGCCGCGGCCACACGGCTGCGCCACCAAGGAACAGCTTGGGTAGGTTGCAGCCGAATAATAGAAGCTTCCGGCGCGGCTGGCAGTAGTTCCGAGCCCGTGTCGGGCAGTTGGTTGAGCAGGTTCTGAAGGGCGGTGGCGGTGTCAGATGGCGTAATCCGAGTGGGAACAGGTGCCTGCCAGTAGTGCCGGGTGGCCTCGTAGATGGCCCGCTCGTCGGCACTTGCCTGAGCCAGCCACGCGGTCAGGATTTCCTGTTCGGAGCCCGTCAGTTCACCGGCCAGCTCCTTCCCGATAAGTTCATGTATGACTGATAGCTCCATTATCAAATAAGCCCGAATAACTGCTCTATACTATACAGACATCGAAACCCACCGCATCCCCTAAACTGGTAGCTGAAAACTAGACTACTTCTACCGAAAGAGGCCGGCCCGAAGCAGGAAACCAAGCCAGCTTAGTTCTGCCGCGACACGGAACACGTGCATGAGGGCGCCGGATAAACGGACGGCAGCTCCTTGTTCCTGTGTCGCGACGAGTATAACTGCCCCCATCATTTTTGGTTGCCGCTACCCGCTCGCTACCGACAGCAACAGCGGCAGCCACAGCCCCGCAATGCGTAGCGTACGGCCCGGTCGCGACTGGTCAGCCAAGTGCTGGCGCAGCGCCACGCTGATCTTCTTTATGGCGATACCCATCTGTACATCCACCGTTTTGGGGGCCAGTCCCATGATATCGGCTACTTCCTTGTACTTAAGGCCATCTTCGCGCACCAGCCGAAAAATCGCCTGGCACTGGGGCGGCAACGAGTTTACGGCCCGCGTAATATCGGCCTGTAGCTCTTGGGTCAGCAGAGTCCGCTCCGGCGTCATGATGTCTACCGGGTGTTCGGTAATGACATCATCGAGTGCCAGGGTGGGCTGGTTCTCCACCCGGAGTCGATAGTTAAGGGCCTGGTTTTTTACCGCTACGTAGAGGTAGCTGGTAATGCTCTGAATGGCTGGCAACGTTTCCCGTTTGTTCCAAAGCTTCAAAAAGACATCCGATACCACTTCCTCGGCCAGCTCCCGGGCTTTCACATACTGCAGGGCAAACGTGACCAAAGGGGCATGATAGCGCGTGAAGAATAGCCCGAATGCCTGTCGGTCATCGGCCGTAGCCATGCGCTGTAGCAGGTTTTCGGTAGAGGGGGTGGTGGTTTCCATCAGATACCCAAAGGTATAGCTCCAACGCAGGGAAATCAAGCGGCGGCGTAGCCACCACCGCCAACAGCCGCGCTCCGAACGCCCAATAGCAGTAGGTAACTGCACGGCTCGTTCAGGCGCGGCTGCGGCCCGGCCGACACAATAAACTGGAAGAGAAAGGGCGGAATGGTAAGCCGGCTTGGCAGTAGGGAAGAGACTCTCGGCTAGTGTATCACCAGCCTCCTGCCTTCTTCCAGACACCGTTTCGCCGCCGTTCTCCTAAAAATGCCAGCGCACGAAAGCCTCAATTCCCTCGTACTCGGGTAAGCCGAGCTGGTCGTAGAGGCGGGCAGTGGTGCGGTTGCGTTCCTCGGCCCGCTGCCAGAACTCGCGCTGGTC containing:
- a CDS encoding FecR family protein encodes the protein MELSVIHELIGKELAGELTGSEQEILTAWLAQASADERAIYEATRHYWQAPVPTRITPSDTATALQNLLNQLPDTGSELLPAAPEASIIRLQPTQAVPWWRSRVAAAVGTVLAASTLSYGLYHRLTTPAGVPFAYEEQSTPRGATAKVLLADGTVVWLNAESRLWFPKKFSTGERHVYLQGEAYFEVSSNLRQPFVLHIEQEQVRVLGTAFNVKAYPEESTVQTAVVEGKVAFIRPADTPEASDTLYVTANQLGVYAKPTTSMHREVVDSRDYTAWNQGKLVFQETPLDEVARTLTRQYNLPVQLANEQMGKCRLTGRFQNQSLREVVQVLSMTGAFGFELSEERLVLTGPGCSRPVQTRR
- a CDS encoding RNA polymerase sigma-70 factor, which codes for METTTPSTENLLQRMATADDRQAFGLFFTRYHAPLVTFALQYVKARELAEEVVSDVFLKLWNKRETLPAIQSITSYLYVAVKNQALNYRLRVENQPTLALDDVITEHPVDIMTPERTLLTQELQADITRAVNSLPPQCQAIFRLVREDGLKYKEVADIMGLAPKTVDVQMGIAIKKISVALRQHLADQSRPGRTLRIAGLWLPLLLSVASG